The nucleotide sequence GAGTGCCGGGCCTTCGCTGTGGAGCTGAGGAAGCTGTTCCTGGGGCTGGGGATCTCGGTGCGCAGATACGCCGTGCGCAGACACCGGGATCCGAGCACCATCTCGCGGTTTCTGAGCGGCACCCGCATCCCGCCGTGGGAGTTCGTCTTCGATCTGTTCACCGATCTCGCGGCGCGGCGGGGCGTCGCTCCCACCCCCGCCGCCATCCAACTGGTGCGGGAGCTGCACCGGGCCGCGGTCCGCACCAGCCGCTCCCCCGGGCATGCCATGGAGATCCTGCAGATCCAGCTGGCCGACGCCGACCGGGACGCGCGGGTGTCCATGGCGCACCAGGACGTGCTGGGCGAGGCGCTGCTGGACCGCAAGCACCGCATCGCCGATCTCGAGGTGCGGCTGAACCAGGCCGAGGCGGCATGGGCGACGGAGCGCGCCCGGGCGGACGCGCTGGAGCGGGAGCTCCCGGACCGGAAGGAGCTGATCAAGGAGCGGGATCTGCTCCGGCAGGAGGTGGGGCGGCTCACCGAGGAGCTGGAAGACGTGCGGCTGCGGGGCCGGCTGGCGGAGGAGCGCTGCCTGGTCCTGGAGCGCCAGCTGGCCATGGTGGAGTCCCAGCCCCCGGCCGCGGTGCCGCAGCCGGAGGACGAGCCCGCGGTCCCGGAGGGACCGGCGGCGCCCAAGCGGGGCACCGGGCCGCGGCCGAAGATCCTCGTGGTGGACGACCAGCAGAACAATCTGCTGGCCATGGAGGCCGTGCTGGCCACGCTCGACCAGGAGCTGGTGACCGCGACCTCCGGTCAGGAGGCCCTCAAGGCGCTGCTCGACCATGACGACTTCGCGGTGATCCTGCTGGATGTGCAGATGCCCGAGATGGACGGCTATGAGACGGCGGCCCACATCAAGCGGCGTTCCCGTAACCGCGACATCCCGATCATCTTCCTCACGGCGATGGGCGCCGATCCCGAGAACGCCTCGCGGGGCTATGCGGCCGGTGCGGTGGACTACATGGCCAAGCCGTTCGACCCCTGGGCGCTGCGGGCCAAGGTCTCGGTCTTCACCGAGATCTTCCTGGAGCGCCGGCAGCGCCGTTCCCAGGGGGAGGACCCGGCGGGCTGAGCCGGAGCCCCACGGCCCGGTGCGGGCTGGGTCGTGCCGGGCCGACGACCGGACCGGGCCGGGCTGATCCGGGGCCGGAGACGGGACGAGGGGCGGGAGATCACCCGATCTCCCGCCCCTCGCGGAGGGCCGCGCCGGACGCCGTGTGCGGCGTCGTTCAGCGCTCGTCGTCCCTGCGGGCCTCGGCCTCGGCCTGCTTGGCCTGCACTTCGGGGTCGAGGGCGCTCTGGTCGCTGCCGTCCACCGCCGAAAGCCGCTCGCGGTCGCCCACCTCGGTCGCCGCCGGGGGCTCGACCAGCCAGTCGGGGTTGGCCTGCTTGTCCCACCACTTCCACGCGGCGAAGACGCCCGCGCCGACCAGTCCGATGAAGGCCGCACGCTTGGCGACACGGGCGGCCCGGGCCCGGCGGCGGTGCTTCCTGGCCAGCTTCTCGATCTCCGCGGCCGTCACATGGGTGCGCAGCGCCGCGATGGCCGCGGCCGTACGGACGGCGGCCTCCTCGCGCGCCGGTCCGGCGGCGGCGCGCACCCCGGCCATCGCCTGCTCCATCCGCGGACCGGTGTAGTCGGCGGCGTGGCGGGCTGCCTTACGGGTGCGCTTGGCGGCCCGGGTGGCGGCCTGGTCCACCTTCGGCGGCAGGGTGCCGCGGGCCTGGTTGAGCCTGGGCTCGATATGGGCGTGGTACTGGGCACCGGCCGTGCACCGGGCCTGGTGCGCAGCGGTCGACACCTTCGGCGCCAGCCGTACGCGGGCCTCGTGCGCGTAGCGCGATGCGGTGTCCTTGGCCGTGCCGGCGTAGGGCGCCACCGCCTCCGCGGCGTGCAGGACGCTGCCCTTGGCTGTGCCGGTCGCGGCTCGCACGCTGTCAATGCGGGTCACGGGATCCTCCTCCTCGGTGGCGTGGTCAAGCTCCCGGGTTCAGAGTCGTGCGTTTTCGTCGCGCGCTCTATTTGCCCAGTTTCGTGTTTCCATCCCAAGAAAGATCATGCCTGTTTGTGGAGATCATGCCCGTTCGCAGCCCGGCCAGCATGTGTGACCGGGCATCTGGGTCATAGGGAGGATTCTCGTTGAAACCACGCGGATCGGCGCGCCCGGCGCCGCCTCCGCGGCTACTCGTCGGCCTTGCGTCCGTGCGAGGATCAGGAGACGGAAGTGAAAACGATGGAAGGTTGATCGTGGCCGAGCAGCTTTACGCCACCCTGAAGACGAACAATGGCGACATCGTGGTCCGGCTGCTGCCGAACCACGCCCCCAAGACGGTCAAGAACTTTGTCGAACTGGCCGAAGGCACTCGCGAGTGGACGCACCCGGCCACTGGCAAGAAGGCCAAGGAGAAGCTCTACGACGGCACCGTTTTCCACCGGGTGATCAGCGGCTTCATGATCCAGGGCGGGGACCCGCTGGGTAACGGGACCGGTGGTCCCGGCTATGAGTTCGGTGACGAGTTCCACCCGGACCTGGCCTTCAACAAGCCGTACCTGCTGGCCATGGCCAACGCCGGCCCGGGCACCAACGGCTCGCAGTTCTTCGTCACGGTCTCCCCGACCGCATGGCTGACCGGTAAGCACACCATCTTCGGCGAGGTCGCCGACGAGGCCAGCAAGAAGGTCATCGACGCGATCGCGGGCACCGCGACCAACCCGCGCACCGACCGTCCGCTCCAGGACGTCGTCATCGAGTCGGTCGTCGTGGAGACCCGCGAGGGCTGAGCCCGTACGGGGAACTTTCATGCCCCGCTTGTCCGTGTGAACAAGTGTCCGTGTGAACAAGCGGGGCGGGGGAACGCCCGATCAGAAGTGGACAAGGGGCGAGGGGACATCATGGAGGACCAGGCGGTCTGTTGCTATCGGCACCCCCAGCGGGAGACCGGCATCAGCTGCACCCGCTGTGAGCGCCCGATCTGCCCCGAGTGCATGATCAGTGCCTCTGTGGGGTTCCACTGCCCTGAGTGCGTCAGCGGACGGGTGCCCGCCGGGGCCGGGGCCTCGGCCGCCGGTCCCCCGCCGCGTGCCGCCCAGCCGCGAACCATGGCCGGCGGCACGATCACCTCGGACCCCCGGCTGATCACCAAGATCCTGGTCGCCATCAACATCGCGGTATGGCTCGCGGCGCTGTCCGCGGGCGACCGGCTGGTGAACGATCTCGACCTGGTCGGGCGGGCCTACGACCCCGGCGCGACGCAGATCGTCGGAGTCGCCGAGGGCCAGTGGTGGCGGCTGGTCACCTCGGTCTTCCTCCACCAGCAGCTCATCCACATCGCCTTCAACATGCTCTCGCTGTGGTGGATCGGCGGGCCGCTGGAGGCCGCGCTCGGCCGCGTGCGCTTCATCGTGCTCTACATACTGTCGGGGCTGGGCGGCAGTGCGCTGTCCTATCTCCTCGCCGCGCAGAACCAGCCGTCGCTGGGCGCCTCCGGCGCGATCTTCGGCCTGCTCGGCGCCACCGCCGTGCTGATGCGCCGGCTGAACTACGACATGCGGCCGGTCATCGCGCTGCTGGCGCTGAATCTGCTCTTCACCTTCACCTGGTCCGGAATCGCCTGGCAGGCCCATGTCGGCGGCCTGGTCGCGGGCACGGTGGTGGCGTACGGAATGGTGCACGCGCCCCGCGAGAAGCGGGCGCTGGTGCAGCGTGGGACCTGCGCCCTGGTGCTGCTCGCGATCATCGCGATGGTGTGGATCCGGACGATCCAGCTCACCGGCTGAGCGGCGCGGTCGGCCGGCGCTCGGCAGGCCGCCGCGGATGTCCTCCCGTAGCGCCGTGGACGGTTCCCGGCGATCTCCGGCGCGTTGGGCCGAGCCGGGCCCGGTCAGTTGTCCACAGCAAGTGGTGGATCATGCGCAACCTGTGGAGAACCTGCGTACGACCCCCGACTGACCTGCGTTTTCGCAGGAAGGCGGGGGTGTGGACGATCGAACAGACGCCCGTCGCCAGTCACACCGGCGTCAACGCGGCGGAGGTTATCCACAGATCTTCTGAGTTTTCCCCGGCTGTGGATAACTCTGTGGACAACCCGGGGGCCGGCGTGGGGACAGCCGGGTCACTTCCACTGGGTGGAGACGACGAACCCCGCGGCGATGAAGCCGAAGCCAACCACGATGTTCCAGTTGCCGAGCGACTCGACCGGCATATCGCCCGTGGTCACGTAGAAGATGACGATCCACGCGAGGCCGATCAGGAACATGGCAAGCATCAGTGGTGCCACCCACCGGCGGCCGCTGTTCAAGTTGATGCTGGCTGCCTGCTTCGCCGGCGGCGGCGTGAAGTCGTCCTTCTTGCGGATCCGTGACTTCGGCACGAGGAACTCTCCTGTCGATGCGCTGCGTGACCGCGCGGGGATGTGTACGGACGGCGCCGGGGCGGGACAGCGACGGGGACCACGTCCCTCCCCCACACGTCCGTTAGCGTAGTCCTTCCGCGGCGTCGTAAGGAGTAAGGGTACGTTGAGCAATTCCGCTGACTCCCCCACCCCGGCGTCCCGCCGCCCCCGGTTCCGGCCCGTGCGACTGTTGACCGGCGCGGTCTTCGCGCTGGCCGGAGTCATCTTCTGGACCAGTTTCAACACGGCTCAGGGCACCAACATCCGCAGCGATGAATCGATGCTGCGGCTCTCCGATCTCATCCAGGAACGCAGCCGTAAGAACGGCACCCTGGACGACAGCACCGGCAAAATACGCTCCGAGGTCGACGCCCTCGCCCGGCGGGACAACGGCAGCACCCAGGCCGAGCGCCGCAAGCTGGCCGAGCTGGAGAAGACCGCCGGCACCAGGAAACTCTCCGGAGCCGGCCTTACGGTCACCCTCACCGACGCCCCGCCGAACGCCACCCCGCAGATCCCCGGCGTCCCGGATCCCCAGCCCAACGATCTCGTCATCCACCAGCAGGACCTGCAGGCCGTGGTCAACGCGCTGTGGCAGGGCGGCGCCAAGGGGATCAAGGTCATGGACCAGCGGCTGATCTCCACCAGCGCGGTGCGCTGCGTCGGCAACACCCTGATCCTGCAGGGCCAGGTCTACTCACCGCCCTACAAGGTCACCGCCGTGGGTGACCGGGGCAAGCTGAGCGCCGCCCTCACCGCCTCGCCCGCGATCCAGAACTACCGCAGCTATGTCGACGCGTACGGCCTCGGCTGGAAAGTCGACCAGCACGACACGGTGACTCTTCCCGGCTACTCCGGCACAGTGGAGCTGCACCAGGCACAGCCCATCGGATAGCACCGGCGGACACCGGTACGCGGCACGGGCCGGCGGCACGGGGTAAGCGGGGCGGACAGTGGGGGCCGATGAGAACGCGGCTGATCGTCAGGACGCTCAGTGAGATCTGCGTCACCGTCGGAGCCCTGATCATCCTTTTGGTGGTCTACGTCCTGTACTGGACCTCGGTGCGGGCCGACCGCGCCATGGACGGCGAGATCGATCACCTCCAGGACCGATGGGCCACCGGCACGGTCACCGCCGGCGCCGAGCCCTCGTCCGAGCCCCGCCGCTACGAGTCCGGCGGCTCCTTCGCGATCATGTACATCCCGCGCTTCGGCGCCGGGTGGGCCAAGCCCGTCCTCGAGGGCACCGCGACCGGCACCCTGAAGAAGGGGCTCGGCCACTACTCCCGCACCGCCCGCCTCGGCGCCCTCGGCAACTTCGCCGTCGCCGGGCACCGCCGCACCTACGGCGACCCCTTCAAGGACTTCCCCGCGCTGCGTCCCGGTGACGCGGTGGTGCTGACCGACGGCACCACCTGGTTCACCTATCGCGTCGACCGGCGGCCCTACCGCACCCTGCCGACCGACACCGGGGTGATCGATCCGGTGCCGCGCGCGTCCGGTTTCCGGCGCCCCGGGCGCTATCTCACGCTGACGACCTGTGAGCCGGAGTGGGGCCACAGCCACCGCCTGATCACCTGGGCGCACCTCGACGCGACCCAATCGGTTGCCCAAGGCAAGCCCAAGGCTTTGTACAGCTGACCCTCCGGCCCCACCCCTCGCCCCTTACTCTGGTGCTGCACTCCGGTGCTGCAATCGACTTCGTCATCGGTGAGTAGGGATGGCATGTACGGCTGGATCTGGCGGCATCTGCCGGGTAACGCATGGATGCGGGCGCTGATTTCGCTCGTGCTGGTGCTGGCGATCGTCTTCGTGCTCTTCCAGTACGTCTTCCCCTGGGCGGAGCCCCTGCTGCCGTTCAATGACGTGACGGTCGACGAGGGAATGGCGGGTCCGCGATGAGCGCGCGCATCCTGGTCGTCGACAACTACGACAGCTTCGTCTTCAACCTCGTCCAGTACCTCTACCAGCTCGGCGCCGAGTGCGAGGTGGTGCGCAACGACGAGGTCTCCCTCGCCCACGCCCAGGACGGCTTCGACGGAGTCCTGCTGTCCCCCGGGCCCGGCACCCCGGAGGAGGCTGGGGTCTGCGTCGACATGGTGCGGCACTGCGCGAGCACCGGCGTACCGGTGTTCGGCGTCTGCCTGGGGATGCAGTCCATGGCCGTCGCCTACGGCGGCGTCGTCGGGCGGGCCCCGGAGCTGCTGCACGGCAAGACCTCGCTGGTGACCCATGAGGGCGCCGGCGTCTTCAGCGGACTGCCCACGCCCTTCACCGCCACCCGCTACCACTCGCTGGCCGTGGAACGGGGGACGGTGCCCCCGGAGTTGGAGATCACGGCCTGGACGGAGACCGGCATCGCCATGGGGCTGCGCCACCGTGAACTGCGGGTCGAGGGCGTCCAGTTCCACCCCGAGTCGGTCCTCACCGAATGGGGCCATCTGATGCTCGCCAACTGGCTGGTGGAGTGCGGGGACACGGATGCCGTGGGGCGGTCCGCGGGGCTCGCCCCGGTGGTCGGGGCGGTCGGCGGTAAGGCCGGCGAGTGACCGGACCGCGCCCTGAGCGCGAGGGCGCCGGTCACGGCGCCCGGGAGCCCGCCCCGTACGCGCCGTACGGGTCTCATGAGCAGCACGACGCCCAGGGCGCGCATGGGGGCCGCGACGCCCTTGGCGCGCATGCGGGTCCGGACACGTTCGCGGCGGCCGCGGAGGGTCTTCGGGACCCTCTGGCCGACCCGCTGCCGGACTCCGCCCCGGCCGGGCCCACAGGGCGCGCCATGGGCACCGCGTCGCTCTCCGTGCCGCCGCCCACCGGCCGTCGACGGCGCGCCGGCCCGGCCCCCGCCGGGCCGGAGGAGGCCGCTGAGGCGGCCGGGCCGCCCACGGGGCGCCGACGCGCCCGCGCGGCCCCCTCAGGGTCCTCGGGGCCCTCAGGGTCCGCACACGCCGCTCAGACGCCCGTACGGGCCCCGGGGACGCCCTCACGTTCCTCCGAACCGTCCGCACGCGTCCCGGAGGCCGCGGAGACGGCCGTCCTGCCCCCGGTGACACCCCGGGGCGACGACGAGACGGTCGCTCTGCGCGCTGTGGAGGCGGCGCCCGCCGACCAGACCATGGCGCTGCGCAAGGTCGAACCGGACCGGGACAGCGGTGCCGAGCCCCCGCCCGGCGGCCGGGCCGCCCGCCGTAAGGCCGCCCAGGGGGCCGGGAAGCGCGCCGGACGGCATGGCTCCCGCGCCCGGCGCGGCACGGCCGAGGCGGGCGCCACAGGGCCCACGGAGGGCGCGGGGAGCGCCGGGGGCGCCCCGCCCCGCACCCGTATGGAGGCCAAGCGCGCCGCGCGGGCCCGTAAGGACAGCCCCGGGGTGGTGGCGAGCCGGGTGGTCGGCGAGCTGTTCATCACGCTCGGCGTGGTGATGCTGCTCTTCGTCACCTATCAGCTGTGGTGGACGAACATCCGTGCCCATCAGCAGGCCAACGGCGCCGCGAACAACCTGCAGAAGAAGTGGGACGAGAACGGCGGCGACGACCGGAACCCGGGCACCTTCTCCCCCGGGCAGGGGTTCGCGATCATCTATATCCCCAAGCTGGATGTGAAGGCCCCGATCGCGGAGGGCATCGACAAGCACAAGGTCCTCGACCGCGGCATGGTCGGCCACTACGGCAAGAGTCCGCTGAAGACCGCCATGCCGTGGGACAAGAAGGGCAACTTCGCGCTCGCCGGGCACCGCAACACCCATGGCGAGCCGTTCCGCTACATCAACCGCCTCAAGCCCGGTGACGAGATCGTCGTCGAGACGCAGAGCCGGTACTACACCTATGCGATGAGCAGCATCCTGCCGCAGACGTCGCCGTCCAACACCGGCGTCATCAAGCCGGTGCCGCCCGGCTCCGGCTTCACCGAGCCGGGCCGGTACATCACGCTGACCACCTGCACCCCCGAATTCACCAGCACCTACCGGATGATCCTCTGGGGCAAGATGGTCGAGGAGCGGCCGCGTAGCAAGGGAAAGCCGGACGCTCTGGTCGAATGAGCGGGTACAGCCGGGAAACCAGAAAAAGGGGTACGACGCGGTGGCACGGACCGACCACGACGAGCGGCAGGACCGGCACCCCGGCCCGCCCGCAACGCCCAGCCGTCGTCCCGGCCGTGGGTGGGTAGCCGCGGCCATAGCGGTCTTCGGCGAGCTGCTGATCACCGCGGGGCTGATTCTCGCCCTGTTCGTCGTCTACTCGCTGTGGTGGACCAACGTCCTGGCCGACCGTGAGGCGAAGAAGCAGGGCGACCGGGTGCGCAAGCACTGGTCGCAGCAGGGGCCGGGCAGGCTGGACACCAAGAACGGCATCGGCTTCCTGCACGTACCGTCCATGCACAACGGCGAGGTGCTGGTCAAGAAGGGCACCAGCACCGAGACCCTCAACGACGGCGTGGCGGGTTACTACACCCAGCCGGTCAAGTCCGCGATGCCGTGGGACAAAAAGGGCAACTTCAGCCTGGCCGCGCACCGGGACGGGCACGGCGCGAAGTTCCACAACATCGACAAGGTCCACGACGGCGACGCGGTGGTCTTCGAGACCCGCGACACCTGGTACGTCTACAAGGTCTACGCGACGCTGCCGGAGACCTCGAAGTACAACGTGGACGTGCTGAGCGCGGTCCCGAAGGAGTCGGGCAGGAAGCGGCCGGGCCGCTACATCACGCTCTCGACCTGCACCCCCGTCTACACCTCCCGCCACCGCTACATCGTCTGGGGCGAACTGGAGCGCACCGAGAAGGTCGACGCGGACCGCACGCCCCCCAAGGAACTGCGCTGACCCCCTCGGGACGGCCTCCTGCCCCCTCGGACGGTCCCTGAGCACGAAGAAGCCCCCGGCACCCTTCTCAGGATGCCGGGGGCTTCCCCGTGTGACTGCCAAGCGTCTAGAAGCCGTTCTGGCCGCCGAAGATGCCTCCGCCGTCCCCGCCTCCGTTGCCGTTCCCTCCGTTGCCCTGCCCGGCGACCGTGATGAGGTTCACGGACTGGCCCTTGGGCACCTGGGTGCCCGCACCGGGCTGGCTGGCCACCACGGTGGCCTCGTCGTCCTGCGGACCGGCGATGTTGCCCACGTTCAGGCCCAGGTCCTGGAGCGCCTTCTTGGCGTCCTTGAGCTTCTGGCCGCCCAGGTTGGGCACCGGCACGTTCTCCGCGGCGGCCTTGGCGACGGTCAGCGTGACCGTCGAACCGGGCAGGACCTCCTGGCCGCCCTTGGGCGTCTGGTCGGTGACCGTACCGGCCTCGGCGTCGCCGTTGTCGACCTCCTGGGTCTGGACCTTGAGGCCCTTCCCCTCGAGGGCAGCCGTGGCGTCCGCGACCTTCTGCGTGGTCACGTCCGGGACGACGACCTTCTGCTGTGCCTCGGCGACGGTCAGGGTGATCGTGGCGCCCTTCGCGACCTTCTTGCCGCCCTTCGGGTCCTGGTCGATCACCTTGCCGGCGGTCTGGTCGGACTGCTGGGTCTTCTGCTCGACCTTGAAGCCCTTGGCCTCGAGCTGGCCCTTGGCCGACGCGTACTGCACGTTCAGGACGTCCGGCACCTCGACCCTCGCCGCGGGCT is from Streptomyces hygroscopicus and encodes:
- a CDS encoding regulator encodes the protein MGELHPLGENLPEECRAFAVELRKLFLGLGISVRRYAVRRHRDPSTISRFLSGTRIPPWEFVFDLFTDLAARRGVAPTPAAIQLVRELHRAAVRTSRSPGHAMEILQIQLADADRDARVSMAHQDVLGEALLDRKHRIADLEVRLNQAEAAWATERARADALERELPDRKELIKERDLLRQEVGRLTEELEDVRLRGRLAEERCLVLERQLAMVESQPPAAVPQPEDEPAVPEGPAAPKRGTGPRPKILVVDDQQNNLLAMEAVLATLDQELVTATSGQEALKALLDHDDFAVILLDVQMPEMDGYETAAHIKRRSRNRDIPIIFLTAMGADPENASRGYAAGAVDYMAKPFDPWALRAKVSVFTEIFLERRQRRSQGEDPAG
- a CDS encoding regulatory protein gives rise to the protein MTRIDSVRAATGTAKGSVLHAAEAVAPYAGTAKDTASRYAHEARVRLAPKVSTAAHQARCTAGAQYHAHIEPRLNQARGTLPPKVDQAATRAAKRTRKAARHAADYTGPRMEQAMAGVRAAAGPAREEAAVRTAAAIAALRTHVTAAEIEKLARKHRRRARAARVAKRAAFIGLVGAGVFAAWKWWDKQANPDWLVEPPAATEVGDRERLSAVDGSDQSALDPEVQAKQAEAEARRDDER
- a CDS encoding peptidyl-prolyl cis-trans isomerase, producing MAEQLYATLKTNNGDIVVRLLPNHAPKTVKNFVELAEGTREWTHPATGKKAKEKLYDGTVFHRVISGFMIQGGDPLGNGTGGPGYEFGDEFHPDLAFNKPYLLAMANAGPGTNGSQFFVTVSPTAWLTGKHTIFGEVADEASKKVIDAIAGTATNPRTDRPLQDVVIESVVVETREG
- a CDS encoding rhomboid family protein produces the protein MEDQAVCCYRHPQRETGISCTRCERPICPECMISASVGFHCPECVSGRVPAGAGASAAGPPPRAAQPRTMAGGTITSDPRLITKILVAINIAVWLAALSAGDRLVNDLDLVGRAYDPGATQIVGVAEGQWWRLVTSVFLHQQLIHIAFNMLSLWWIGGPLEAALGRVRFIVLYILSGLGGSALSYLLAAQNQPSLGASGAIFGLLGATAVLMRRLNYDMRPVIALLALNLLFTFTWSGIAWQAHVGGLVAGTVVAYGMVHAPREKRALVQRGTCALVLLAIIAMVWIRTIQLTG
- a CDS encoding membrane protein, translated to MPKSRIRKKDDFTPPPAKQAASINLNSGRRWVAPLMLAMFLIGLAWIVIFYVTTGDMPVESLGNWNIVVGFGFIAAGFVVSTQWK
- a CDS encoding membrane protein, which translates into the protein MSNSADSPTPASRRPRFRPVRLLTGAVFALAGVIFWTSFNTAQGTNIRSDESMLRLSDLIQERSRKNGTLDDSTGKIRSEVDALARRDNGSTQAERRKLAELEKTAGTRKLSGAGLTVTLTDAPPNATPQIPGVPDPQPNDLVIHQQDLQAVVNALWQGGAKGIKVMDQRLISTSAVRCVGNTLILQGQVYSPPYKVTAVGDRGKLSAALTASPAIQNYRSYVDAYGLGWKVDQHDTVTLPGYSGTVELHQAQPIG
- a CDS encoding sortase, whose amino-acid sequence is MRTRLIVRTLSEICVTVGALIILLVVYVLYWTSVRADRAMDGEIDHLQDRWATGTVTAGAEPSSEPRRYESGGSFAIMYIPRFGAGWAKPVLEGTATGTLKKGLGHYSRTARLGALGNFAVAGHRRTYGDPFKDFPALRPGDAVVLTDGTTWFTYRVDRRPYRTLPTDTGVIDPVPRASGFRRPGRYLTLTTCEPEWGHSHRLITWAHLDATQSVAQGKPKALYS
- a CDS encoding membrane protein; translated protein: MYGWIWRHLPGNAWMRALISLVLVLAIVFVLFQYVFPWAEPLLPFNDVTVDEGMAGPR
- a CDS encoding para-aminobenzoate synthase, which encodes MSARILVVDNYDSFVFNLVQYLYQLGAECEVVRNDEVSLAHAQDGFDGVLLSPGPGTPEEAGVCVDMVRHCASTGVPVFGVCLGMQSMAVAYGGVVGRAPELLHGKTSLVTHEGAGVFSGLPTPFTATRYHSLAVERGTVPPELEITAWTETGIAMGLRHRELRVEGVQFHPESVLTEWGHLMLANWLVECGDTDAVGRSAGLAPVVGAVGGKAGE
- a CDS encoding sortase, with amino-acid sequence MTGPRPEREGAGHGAREPAPYAPYGSHEQHDAQGAHGGRDALGAHAGPDTFAAAAEGLRDPLADPLPDSAPAGPTGRAMGTASLSVPPPTGRRRRAGPAPAGPEEAAEAAGPPTGRRRARAAPSGSSGPSGSAHAAQTPVRAPGTPSRSSEPSARVPEAAETAVLPPVTPRGDDETVALRAVEAAPADQTMALRKVEPDRDSGAEPPPGGRAARRKAAQGAGKRAGRHGSRARRGTAEAGATGPTEGAGSAGGAPPRTRMEAKRAARARKDSPGVVASRVVGELFITLGVVMLLFVTYQLWWTNIRAHQQANGAANNLQKKWDENGGDDRNPGTFSPGQGFAIIYIPKLDVKAPIAEGIDKHKVLDRGMVGHYGKSPLKTAMPWDKKGNFALAGHRNTHGEPFRYINRLKPGDEIVVETQSRYYTYAMSSILPQTSPSNTGVIKPVPPGSGFTEPGRYITLTTCTPEFTSTYRMILWGKMVEERPRSKGKPDALVE
- a CDS encoding membrane protein produces the protein MARTDHDERQDRHPGPPATPSRRPGRGWVAAAIAVFGELLITAGLILALFVVYSLWWTNVLADREAKKQGDRVRKHWSQQGPGRLDTKNGIGFLHVPSMHNGEVLVKKGTSTETLNDGVAGYYTQPVKSAMPWDKKGNFSLAAHRDGHGAKFHNIDKVHDGDAVVFETRDTWYVYKVYATLPETSKYNVDVLSAVPKESGRKRPGRYITLSTCTPVYTSRHRYIVWGELERTEKVDADRTPPKELR